In a single window of the Thermodesulfovibrionales bacterium genome:
- a CDS encoding PAS domain S-box protein: MKLPYTKADVVTDKDRDIEHLTQEVLELRQKVAAFQSSEERHRLTEDALREREELYRSIVENSNDVIMLTLPDGRISYLSPACNKVLGYRPEELIGRKPRMIHREDQEKAREVHDKAVKGESGSPMEYRIVTRAGGTKWVSHAWSPIFRDGVIQMVVSVVRDITEQKERETEVFKAEKYESMRTLIEGLVNEFNNLLNFVVGNIYLVKKKMGPESEMVKHLAEAEHASYLAKDTLKQLLSSATPGERLRRKVDVARVIENSVSLALMDSPMEFGLSLADDLWPVLANEEQIGQVIRHVVCNARESMSDRGTIKISAKNIPHGHEHNPPLNGDHIRISIEDQGAGISQENLPKIFDPYFTTKEMRGPKATGLGLTTCYALIRSHDGFISVDSLIGRGTTVHIFLPALCGEESAGKEGLDSPRARKGKVLVMDDEEVDRTVAGAILDHLSYDVEYARKGEEAIALYRKARESGSPFDLVLMDLIIFEGLGGEETMKRLLEIDPEVKVIISSGYFHEYTMADFNDLGFSAVLPKPYRIEELSSLLTKMLGE, translated from the coding sequence ATGAAATTACCGTATACTAAAGCGGACGTCGTGACTGATAAAGACAGAGACATAGAGCACCTGACACAGGAAGTCCTTGAATTGCGGCAAAAGGTCGCTGCCTTTCAGTCCTCGGAAGAACGACACCGTTTGACGGAGGATGCCCTTCGTGAGCGTGAAGAACTCTACAGGAGTATTGTCGAAAACAGCAATGATGTGATCATGCTCACCCTGCCTGACGGACGCATCTCCTATTTGAGCCCTGCATGCAACAAGGTCCTGGGATATAGGCCGGAAGAGCTCATCGGGCGAAAGCCACGGATGATTCATCGTGAGGACCAGGAGAAAGCGAGGGAGGTTCACGATAAGGCAGTGAAGGGCGAGAGCGGCTCACCCATGGAATACCGCATCGTCACGAGGGCAGGCGGCACAAAGTGGGTCTCCCATGCATGGTCTCCGATTTTCAGGGACGGTGTGATTCAGATGGTGGTCAGCGTCGTCAGGGACATCACAGAGCAAAAGGAGAGGGAGACTGAAGTCTTCAAGGCGGAGAAGTACGAATCGATGAGGACCCTTATCGAGGGGTTGGTGAATGAGTTCAACAACCTCCTGAACTTCGTCGTCGGAAACATCTATCTTGTGAAGAAGAAGATGGGCCCCGAGAGCGAGATGGTCAAGCATCTCGCAGAGGCCGAGCACGCGTCATACCTCGCAAAGGATACGTTGAAGCAGCTGCTCTCAAGCGCGACGCCGGGGGAACGGTTGAGGAGGAAGGTTGATGTTGCGAGGGTCATCGAGAATTCGGTCAGTCTGGCCTTGATGGATTCACCCATGGAATTCGGGCTGTCCCTTGCCGATGATCTTTGGCCTGTTCTTGCCAATGAAGAACAGATCGGACAGGTCATTCGCCATGTCGTCTGCAACGCCCGGGAGTCTATGTCGGACAGGGGAACAATCAAGATATCCGCCAAAAATATCCCCCACGGCCATGAACATAATCCCCCTTTGAACGGAGACCACATACGGATATCCATCGAAGATCAGGGTGCTGGAATTTCTCAGGAGAATCTCCCGAAGATCTTTGATCCCTACTTTACGACCAAGGAGATGAGAGGCCCGAAAGCAACGGGGCTTGGCCTTACAACCTGTTATGCGCTCATCAGGAGTCATGACGGCTTTATCTCCGTAGATTCTCTTATCGGACGAGGAACGACGGTCCATATCTTCCTGCCTGCCCTCTGCGGTGAGGAGTCAGCAGGAAAGGAGGGTCTGGATAGCCCCCGCGCAAGGAAGGGGAAGGTCCTCGTCATGGATGACGAAGAGGTGGACAGAACCGTTGCCGGGGCGATTCTTGATCATCTGTCCTATGACGTTGAATATGCGAGAAAGGGAGAGGAGGCGATTGCTCTTTACCGCAAGGCCAGAGAATCGGGATCTCCCTTTGATCTCGTGCTCATGGACCTCATCATATTCGAAGGCCTTGGAGGCGAAGAAACGATGAAGAGACTCCTCGAAATCGATCCGGAGGTCAAGGTGATCATCTCGAGCGGGTATTTTCATGAGTACACTATGGCAGACTTCAATGACTTGGGATTCAGCGCAGTGCTTCCCAAGCCTTACCGGATCGAAGAGCTGAGCAGCCTGCTGACGAAGATGCTGGGGGAATGA
- a CDS encoding radical SAM protein, which yields MDTIDKLKVLSEDSRYDLACACGTVSDERRRRGPDGKWLYPVTLPDGRSSVLLKTLLSNACANDCKYCPLRSETDVRRCTLQPEEVARLFMEYRQRRKVFGLFLSSAVIRDADYTMDKINAVARLLRYRHHFRGYIHLKIIPGASDAAIEDSLSLATTVSLNIETPGKRHFERLSNKKDYERDILRPLALMGRLTEKGMRFCKVKCTTQFIVGASDETDAEIIDSLFNLYGRMNIKRIYFSAYQKGLGDPGIPGERRGIMHGDDSFLREHRLYQVDFLSRRYGFRREDILFDRSGNLRLDKDPKEVWAESHPDYYPVRLNTSDRDTLLRVPGLGPETVRRILTIRLERKIRTLEDAGLKGRQFTKVSRYVIFE from the coding sequence ATGGATACGATCGACAAACTGAAAGTGCTGTCTGAAGATTCCCGGTATGATCTCGCCTGTGCATGCGGTACGGTCAGCGATGAACGCCGGAGAAGGGGACCTGACGGCAAATGGCTCTATCCCGTCACCCTGCCCGATGGCCGCTCCTCCGTCCTCTTAAAGACCCTCCTTTCGAATGCATGCGCCAACGACTGCAAGTACTGCCCGCTCCGTTCCGAAACTGACGTCAGGCGCTGCACGCTGCAACCCGAAGAAGTTGCACGGCTGTTCATGGAATATCGGCAAAGGAGAAAGGTCTTCGGCCTCTTCCTGAGCTCCGCCGTCATCAGGGATGCCGACTATACCATGGACAAGATCAACGCCGTGGCCCGCCTCCTTAGGTACCGGCATCATTTCAGGGGGTACATCCATCTGAAGATTATCCCGGGGGCATCGGACGCAGCGATCGAAGATTCCCTGTCGCTGGCGACCACAGTCTCCCTCAATATCGAAACGCCGGGGAAAAGACACTTCGAGAGACTTTCAAACAAGAAAGATTACGAGAGAGACATCCTCCGTCCCCTGGCACTGATGGGCAGGCTCACGGAGAAGGGAATGAGGTTTTGCAAAGTCAAATGCACGACGCAATTCATTGTCGGCGCCTCAGACGAAACGGATGCTGAGATCATTGATTCCCTCTTCAATCTTTACGGCCGAATGAATATAAAGAGGATCTATTTTTCAGCCTATCAGAAAGGTCTCGGCGATCCTGGTATCCCCGGTGAAAGGCGGGGAATCATGCATGGAGATGATTCATTCCTCCGGGAGCACCGTCTCTATCAGGTTGATTTTCTCAGCCGCCGATACGGCTTCAGGAGGGAAGATATCCTCTTTGACAGGAGCGGCAACCTGAGGTTGGACAAAGACCCGAAGGAGGTTTGGGCCGAAAGCCATCCTGATTACTACCCTGTCAGGCTGAACACATCAGACAGAGACACCCTGCTCAGGGTTCCCGGACTCGGGCCGGAAACGGTCCGCAGGATTCTCACGATACGGCTTGAGCGAAAGATCAGAACCCTTGAGGATGCTGGTCTGAAGGGAAGACAATTCACAAAGGTCAGTCGCTACGTCATCTTTGAGTGA
- a CDS encoding glycosyltransferase family 2 protein has translation MKKLDRSLLKDMKSSHLLSVIVPAYNEESVLKTFHQRLSVILANLPMQTEVIYVNDGSTDRTLEVIRSLRMNDHSIGIVDLSRNFGKEIAMAAGLDHVQGDAVIIIDADLQDPPELIPELVQHWQDGYDGVYAVRLSRKGEGWVKKITAHFFYRLINRLSRIPIPEDTGDFRLLSRRAVDSLKKLREQHRFTKGLFTWIGYPQKAVHYHRNPRLAGKTKWNYWRLWNFALEGITSFTTAPLKMAMYLGLLTALIAFLYAGIIIYKTLAFGEPVHGYPSLMVVILLLGGIQLMAVGIMGEYLGRIFVETKLRPLYFLKGYMPPDRDNRSD, from the coding sequence ATGAAGAAACTCGATAGGAGTTTGCTTAAGGATATGAAGTCCAGTCATCTACTTTCCGTGATTGTACCCGCATATAACGAAGAGAGCGTACTGAAGACTTTCCATCAGCGTCTGTCCGTCATATTAGCCAACTTACCAATGCAGACTGAAGTCATCTATGTGAATGATGGCAGCACCGATCGAACTCTGGAAGTAATTCGCTCATTGAGAATGAATGACCATAGCATCGGAATTGTTGATTTGAGCAGGAATTTTGGTAAGGAGATCGCAATGGCAGCAGGACTTGATCATGTTCAAGGTGATGCTGTCATTATAATAGATGCAGACTTACAAGATCCTCCCGAGCTCATTCCAGAGTTGGTTCAGCATTGGCAGGATGGTTATGACGGAGTGTACGCTGTACGACTTTCGCGGAAGGGCGAAGGCTGGGTAAAAAAGATTACGGCACATTTTTTTTATCGCCTGATCAATCGACTGAGCCGCATCCCTATACCTGAAGATACAGGCGATTTTCGTTTACTGAGCCGAAGAGCTGTCGATTCACTGAAAAAATTGCGCGAACAACATCGATTCACAAAGGGGCTGTTCACATGGATAGGTTATCCTCAAAAAGCAGTACATTATCATCGAAATCCCCGCCTCGCCGGTAAGACTAAGTGGAATTATTGGCGTCTCTGGAACTTTGCTTTGGAAGGTATCACGTCTTTCACTACCGCGCCACTCAAGATGGCAATGTATTTAGGCTTACTAACCGCCCTGATAGCCTTTCTTTACGCCGGAATAATCATTTACAAGACTCTTGCATTTGGTGAGCCTGTCCATGGTTATCCCTCTTTGATGGTAGTTATCTTACTTCTTGGTGGTATCCAGCTTATGGCCGTTGGAATTATGGGTGAGTATCTCGGGAGAATATTTGTTGAAACTAAGTTACGCCCTCTGTATTTTTTGAAAGGCTATATGCCCCCCGACCGTGATAACAGATCAGATTAG
- a CDS encoding aldo/keto reductase: MEDDILCYNLFMAIPKRRLGRTGCEVTILGLGGEGILRTFGYEERAYRLINRALDSGITYCESARAYSGSEGYYGRSLRERRKEIFLASKSHARDRDGALAQLQETLKNMRTDYLDLWQIHDVRTEDEREEIFGPKGALEAFVEAKEKGLARFIGVTGHHDPSLVRRCIQDYDFDTVLIPVNPAEPKYKSFIDGVIPLATERDMGIVGMKVYLRGLASRLPWYRTMEPFFRFALSHPVSTAVVGCDTIEQLEENVGFAETFRAINDKEMQGLVDAFSPYACELMYYKPSN, encoded by the coding sequence ATGGAAGATGATATTCTCTGCTATAATCTCTTTATGGCTATCCCGAAGAGGAGACTCGGCAGGACAGGATGCGAGGTAACCATCCTCGGCCTTGGAGGAGAAGGCATACTGCGGACCTTCGGATACGAGGAAAGGGCATACCGTCTCATCAACAGAGCCCTTGACTCCGGCATAACCTACTGTGAATCAGCCCGGGCCTATTCAGGAAGCGAAGGATATTACGGAAGGTCGTTAAGGGAACGGAGAAAAGAGATATTTCTCGCGAGTAAGTCCCATGCCAGGGACAGGGACGGAGCACTGGCACAGTTACAGGAGACCTTGAAGAACATGAGGACCGACTATCTCGACCTTTGGCAGATCCACGATGTGAGAACGGAAGACGAACGGGAAGAGATCTTTGGCCCGAAGGGAGCACTCGAGGCATTCGTTGAGGCCAAAGAAAAGGGCCTCGCAAGATTCATCGGCGTAACAGGCCACCATGACCCTTCCCTCGTGAGACGCTGCATCCAGGATTATGACTTCGATACGGTCCTCATCCCGGTGAACCCCGCTGAACCTAAGTACAAGAGCTTCATCGATGGCGTCATCCCCCTTGCAACGGAGCGCGACATGGGAATCGTAGGCATGAAGGTCTATCTGCGCGGGCTTGCTTCAAGGTTGCCCTGGTACAGAACCATGGAGCCCTTTTTCCGCTTTGCTCTCTCCCATCCGGTTTCGACTGCCGTCGTCGGATGCGATACCATAGAACAGCTTGAGGAGAATGTGGGCTTTGCAGAGACCTTCAGGGCAATAAACGACAAAGAGATGCAGGGCCTCGTTGACGCCTTCTCACCCTATGCCTGCGAGCTGATGTACTATAAGCCTTCAAATTAG
- a CDS encoding DUF2934 domain-containing protein, which produces MRKDKDVRDEVARVAYELYEKRGRAHGYELTDWLEAERIVMERYANEIEKEAEVVKAVRKKKSEGAEPKTAKPKAKKTPPKKTEAKAPKAGRATTKKKAE; this is translated from the coding sequence ATGCGTAAAGACAAGGATGTCCGTGATGAGGTTGCGAGGGTCGCCTATGAGCTCTATGAGAAAAGGGGGAGGGCTCACGGGTATGAGCTGACTGACTGGCTTGAGGCCGAGAGGATCGTTATGGAGCGATACGCCAATGAAATAGAAAAAGAGGCTGAGGTCGTAAAAGCGGTCAGGAAGAAGAAATCGGAAGGGGCAGAGCCGAAAACAGCAAAGCCGAAAGCCAAGAAGACGCCGCCGAAAAAGACTGAGGCAAAAGCTCCAAAAGCAGGAAGGGCCACGACAAAAAAGAAGGCTGAATGA
- the amrS gene encoding AmmeMemoRadiSam system radical SAM enzyme, translating to MKEAMVYEKIDGDKVTCFLCNHRCIIHPGKRGICAVRENRNGTLYTLVYGKVIARHIDPIEKKPLFHFYPGSRSYSIATVGCNFRCLHCQNYEISQYPREYPDIPGEEMSPQEVVREAEISGCKSISYTYTEPTIFFEFAYDCARLASEKGIKNVFVSNGYTSPEATRLIAPYLDGNNIDVKGDETFYKKVVGGRLQPVLDTIKLMKELGVWVEVTTLIIPGHNDSEGFFEWIAEFIRSIDRAMPWHVTQFYPTYKLQDQPRTPVKTLRRAREIGLKAGLKYVYEGNVPGEGGENTYCPSCGALLIERMGFALTTIKMKDAACVRCGTRIDGVGMP from the coding sequence ATGAAGGAGGCGATGGTCTATGAAAAGATTGACGGGGACAAGGTAACATGCTTTCTCTGTAACCATCGCTGCATCATACATCCGGGCAAGAGAGGCATCTGCGCAGTACGGGAAAACAGGAACGGTACCTTGTACACCCTCGTTTACGGAAAGGTCATCGCCCGGCATATCGACCCGATAGAGAAAAAACCGCTTTTTCACTTCTATCCCGGCTCACGGTCCTATTCAATAGCCACAGTCGGATGTAACTTCAGGTGCCTCCACTGCCAGAACTATGAAATATCCCAATACCCGAGGGAGTATCCGGACATACCGGGAGAGGAGATGAGTCCGCAGGAGGTTGTCAGGGAGGCGGAGATATCGGGCTGCAAGAGTATTTCATACACCTATACCGAACCGACGATCTTCTTTGAGTTCGCCTATGACTGTGCGAGACTCGCCAGCGAAAAAGGGATCAAGAATGTCTTTGTGAGCAACGGTTATACAAGCCCTGAGGCGACGAGACTCATTGCGCCCTATCTTGACGGGAACAATATCGACGTGAAAGGCGATGAGACATTTTATAAAAAGGTTGTGGGCGGAAGACTCCAACCCGTGCTTGACACCATTAAACTCATGAAGGAGTTGGGGGTGTGGGTTGAGGTCACGACGCTCATCATCCCGGGCCACAATGATTCGGAAGGGTTTTTCGAGTGGATTGCTGAATTCATCCGATCAATCGATAGAGCGATGCCATGGCATGTGACCCAGTTCTATCCTACCTACAAGTTGCAGGATCAACCCCGGACCCCTGTCAAGACGCTCAGGAGGGCGAGGGAGATCGGACTCAAAGCAGGTCTCAAATACGTGTACGAGGGAAATGTCCCCGGTGAGGGCGGAGAGAACACCTATTGCCCTTCGTGCGGAGCACTGCTTATCGAGAGAATGGGTTTTGCGCTTACGACGATTAAAATGAAAGATGCTGCATGTGTACGATGCGGGACCAGGATTGATGGTGTCGGGATGCCGTGA